A portion of the Salvelinus alpinus chromosome 33, SLU_Salpinus.1, whole genome shotgun sequence genome contains these proteins:
- the LOC139563232 gene encoding trafficking protein particle complex subunit 2-like protein gives MAVCIAVIAKENYPLFIRSVPVQNELKFHYTVHTSLDVVEEKISAVGKAMADQRELYLGLLYPTEDYKVYGYVTNSKVKFVIVVDSSNTSLRDNEIRSMFRKLHNSFTDVMCNPFYNPGDTIQSKAFDSMVSAMMVQAS, from the exons ATGGCGGTCTGTATTGCTGTCATCGCTAAAGAG AATTATCCTCTGTTCATCCGAAGTGTACCCGTACAGAATGAACTAAAGTTCCACTACACAGTGCATACCTCTCTGGATGTGGTGGAAGAGAAGATTTCAGCAGTCGGCAAAGCTATGGCAGACCAGAGAGAGCTTTACCTTGGGTTGCTGTACCCAACGGAGGACTACAAAGT ATATGGCTATGTGACAAACTCCAAGGTGAAGTTTGTCATTGTTGTGGACTCGTCAAACACATCTCTGCGGGACAATGAGATTAGAAGT ATGTTCAGAAAGCTACACAACTCATTTACTGATGTGATGTGCAACCCATTCTACAATCCTGGGGACACCATTCAGTCCAA GGCCTTTGACAGCATGGTGTCTGCAATGATGGTGCAAGCTAGCTGA
- the LOC139563229 gene encoding embryonic polyadenylate-binding protein 2-B-like isoform X2 codes for MAEQRQDMYIEGELAGDHYMEDPELEAIKARVQEMEEEERLRAVQYEATERQIQAGMFYTMTHEERIDADNRSVYVGNVEYGATADELEIHFNGCGPVNRVTILCDKFSGHPKGFAYIEFHDRDSVQTAMSLDETVFRDRVIKVLPKRTNMPGISTTDRGIHRGARSRGRGFHPPRYNGYQQGRFRYNTGPARSVSPHPYGPPAGKRHWGVPEHREQGPKRHPCLLLITPPTDHSRPGHTGHMHPQQHY; via the exons ATGGCGGAGCAAAGACAAGATATGTACATAGAAGGCGAGCTCGCGGGAGATCATTACATGGAGGACCCG GAGCTTGAAGCCATCAAGGCACGGGTgcaagagatggaggaggaggagaggctgagagcaGTGCAGTATGAGGCAACAGAGAGACAGATCCAGGCAG GAATGTTCTATACAATGACCCATGAGGAAAGGATAGATGCTGACAACAGATCTGTCTATGTGGGGAAT GTGGAGTATGGTGCCACTGCAGATGAGTTGGAGATCCATTTCAATGGCTGTGGTCCTGTCAACAGAGTAACCATCCTTTGTGACAAATTCTCTGGCCATCCCAAGGG TTTTGCATATATTGAGTTCCATGACAGGGACTCAGTACAGACTGCCATGAGCCTGGATGAGACTGTATTCAGAGACCGAGTCATAAAG GTATTGCCTAAAAGGACCAACATGCCAGGAATCAGCACCACAGATAGGGGGATTCACAGAGGTGCTCGATCCAGGGGACGAGGTTTCCACCCACCCAGATACAATGggtatcaacaaggcaggttccGATACAACACTGGCCCCGCCAGGTCAGTCTCACCACACCCCTACGGGCCCCCAGCTGGGAAGAGACACTGGGGGGTTCCTGAGCACCGTGAGCAGGGCCCTAAACGGCACCCATGTCTTCTCCTCATAACCCCACCCACTGACCACTCGAGGCCAGGGCACACTGGACACATGCACCCGCAGCAACACTACTAA
- the LOC139563229 gene encoding embryonic polyadenylate-binding protein 2-B-like isoform X1: MAEQRQDMYIEGELAGDHYMEDPELEAIKARVQEMEEEERLRAVQYEATERQIQAAGMFYTMTHEERIDADNRSVYVGNVEYGATADELEIHFNGCGPVNRVTILCDKFSGHPKGFAYIEFHDRDSVQTAMSLDETVFRDRVIKVLPKRTNMPGISTTDRGIHRGARSRGRGFHPPRYNGYQQGRFRYNTGPARSVSPHPYGPPAGKRHWGVPEHREQGPKRHPCLLLITPPTDHSRPGHTGHMHPQQHY; the protein is encoded by the exons ATGGCGGAGCAAAGACAAGATATGTACATAGAAGGCGAGCTCGCGGGAGATCATTACATGGAGGACCCG GAGCTTGAAGCCATCAAGGCACGGGTgcaagagatggaggaggaggagaggctgagagcaGTGCAGTATGAGGCAACAGAGAGACAGATCCAGGCAG CAGGAATGTTCTATACAATGACCCATGAGGAAAGGATAGATGCTGACAACAGATCTGTCTATGTGGGGAAT GTGGAGTATGGTGCCACTGCAGATGAGTTGGAGATCCATTTCAATGGCTGTGGTCCTGTCAACAGAGTAACCATCCTTTGTGACAAATTCTCTGGCCATCCCAAGGG TTTTGCATATATTGAGTTCCATGACAGGGACTCAGTACAGACTGCCATGAGCCTGGATGAGACTGTATTCAGAGACCGAGTCATAAAG GTATTGCCTAAAAGGACCAACATGCCAGGAATCAGCACCACAGATAGGGGGATTCACAGAGGTGCTCGATCCAGGGGACGAGGTTTCCACCCACCCAGATACAATGggtatcaacaaggcaggttccGATACAACACTGGCCCCGCCAGGTCAGTCTCACCACACCCCTACGGGCCCCCAGCTGGGAAGAGACACTGGGGGGTTCCTGAGCACCGTGAGCAGGGCCCTAAACGGCACCCATGTCTTCTCCTCATAACCCCACCCACTGACCACTCGAGGCCAGGGCACACTGGACACATGCACCCGCAGCAACACTACTAA